A region of Diospyros lotus cultivar Yz01 chromosome 3, ASM1463336v1, whole genome shotgun sequence DNA encodes the following proteins:
- the LOC127798099 gene encoding auxin-responsive protein IAA11-like encodes MKGNLGSSGGGGGGASSTSTVSREDNLLVLTSDESSPYQFQPPESSDLELGLGLSLGVGGQYDGSRVVAAKHFPFMDSKSSSSSSSASSSASSSLTKANCSAGTKRTADSFSPPLPANRGGVRNQYVGWPPVRAYRMNSLANQAKLPSSEEFQSTVEKTNKKNVVVDVTNSSIHKNKQDVEEKGQLQTSLFVKVNMDGNGIGRKVDLNAHRSYETLAQALENMFCRPTTTAGPNMDEHDVNAEQIVSHSKLLDGSSEFVLTYEDKEGDWMLVGDVPWGMFLSSVKRLRIMRTSEAKGFEPRFQERNGRQSEGI; translated from the exons ATGAAAGGCAATCTGGGTAGTtctggcggcggcggcggcggagctTCGTCCACGTCGACGGTGTCCCGGGAGGACAACCTCCTGGTTTTGACTTCCGATGAATCCTCACCGTACCAATTCCAGCCGCCTGAATCGTCTGATCTTGAGTTGGGTCTTGGCTTGAGCCTCGGCGTCGGCGGTCAGTATGATGGGAGTAGGGTCGTCGCGGCTAAGCACTTCCCTTTTATGGATTCGAAGtcgtcttcctcttcttcttctgcttcttcatctgcttcttcttcattgacCAAAGCTAATTGCTCCGCCGGCACCAAGAGAACCGCTGATTCCTTTTCGCCACCGCTGCCCGCTAATCGTGGCGGTGTCAG GAATCAATATGTGGGATGGCCTCCTGTCAGAGCTTATAGAATGAACAGCTTGGCCAACCAAGCAAAATTACCTTCCAGTGAAGAATTTCAGTCTACGGTCGAGAAAACTAACAAAAAGAATGTTGTGGTAGATGTTACTAACAGTAGCATCCATAAGAACAAACAAGATGTTGAAGAGAAAGGACAGCTGCAGACTTCACTTTTTGTGAAGGTGAACATGGACGGAAATGGAATTGGAAGAAAGGTGGATCTGAATGCTCATCGCTCATATGAAACCCTAGCACAAGCACTGGAGAACATGTTCTGTAGACCCACCACAACTGCTG GACCAAATATGGACGAGCATGATGTAAATGCAGAGCAAATAGTTTCACACTCCAAGTTATTGGATGGATCATCAGAGTTTGTGCTAACATATGAAGACAAAGAAGGAGACTGGATGCTAGTTGGTGATGTTCCATGGGG GATGTTTCTTAGCTCTGTGAAGAGGCTAAGGATCATGAGGACATCAGAGGCTAAAGGATTCG AACCAAGATTTCAAGAAAGAAATGGGAGACAAAGTGAGGGCATCTAG
- the LOC127798098 gene encoding MDIS1-interacting receptor like kinase 1-like — translation MKLQSHFFFFLSFYCCIGSHLLGYAKAAEKAVLADEAMVLLAIKTRLVDPQDHLQDWKLPNNRVISNASVHCNWAGVWCNSNGAVDKLDLSRMNLTGAISDDIQLLKSLASLNLCCNGFSSSLPKSLFNASALKAIDVSQNFFVDGFPAGIGKAAGLVTLNASGNNFSGHIPDDLGDAVLLESLDLRGNFFQGSIPKSLKNLEKLKFLGLSGNNLTGKLPPELGQISSLESMIIGYNAFEGEIPAEFGNLTNLRYLDLAVGNLGGSIPAELGRLKQLNTLLLYRNSFEGKIPPAIGNITWLKVLDLSDNMLSGEIPPVIAELKNLQLLNLMCNHMSGSVPSRLGRLAQLEVLELWNNSLSGPLPDDLGLNSPLQWLDISSNSFSGQIPACLCSGGNLTKLILFNNGFSGPIPVELSACSSLVRIRMQNNLLSGKIPTGFGKLGKLQRLELANNSLTGQIPSDIAESSALSFIDFSRNRLQSSLPSSILSIPHLQNFLASDNDLIGEIPDQFQDCPSLSVLDLSSNHFRGSIPTSIASCGRLVTLNLCNNQLTGPIPTAVAMMPTLAILDLSNNSLSGRIPENFGNSPALEMLNVSYNKLEGPVPANGMLRTINPNDLFGNEGLCGGVLPPCSQNLAYKSTQRSLHEKHLVAGWIIGILSLLAVATAVFGVRSLYKRRYSDGSCFEHRFEMGNGEWPWRLMAFQRLGFASNDILACIKESNIIGMGATGVVYKAEMQRLNTVVAVKKLWRRGNDIEVGSSEDLIGEVNLLGRLRHRNIVRLLGFLHNDNDAMIVYEYMQTGSLGEALHGKQGGRLLIDWVSRYNVAVGVAHGLAYLHHDCHPPVIHRDIKSNNILLDANLEVRIADFGLAKMMVEKNETVSMVAGSYGYIAPEYGYTLKVDEKSDIYSYGVVLMELLTGKRPLDPEFGEAVDVVEWIRRKIRENRSLEEALDPNVGNCKYVKEEMLLVLQVALLCTAKLPKERPSMRDVITMLEEAKPRRKSSSNINGGNAIEKEMPVFSTSPVNGLL, via the exons ATGAAGCTCCAAtcacacttcttcttcttcctctccttctacTGTTGCATTGGTAGCCACCTTTTGGGCTACGCTAAGGCGGCTGAGAAAGCTGTCTTGGCCGACGAAGCGATGGTTTTGCTGGCCATAAAAACAAGGCTTGTTGATCCTCAGGATCATCTTCAAGACTGGAAGCTTCCGAACAATAGGGTAATTAGTAACGCTTCAGTCCACTGTAATTGGGCTGGAGTGTGGTGCAACTCTAATGGAGCCGTCGACAAGCTAGATCTCTCCCGGATGAATCTCACCGGCGCCATATCGGACGACATCCAACTGCTGAAGAGCCTCGCTTCTCTCAACTTGTGCTGCAATGGCTTCTCCTCCTCGTTGCCCAAGTCTTTGTTCAATGCCAGCGCATTGAAGGCTATTGATGTAAGCCAAAACTTCTTCGTCGACGGCTTCCCGGCGGGGATTGGAAAGGCCGCCGGATTGGTCACGCTGAATGCTTCGGGCAACAACTTCTCCGGCCACATTCCCGATGATCTTGGAGATGCAGTGCTGCTCGAGAGCTTGGATCTCAGAGGGAATTTCTTCCAAGGATCAATACCCAAATCGTTGAAAAACTTAGAAAAGCTGAAGTTTCTTGGCCTTTCCGGAAATAATCTTACGGGCAAATTGCCACCGGAGCTAGGCCAGATTTCATCACTGGAATCCATGATTATCGGCTACAATGCATTCGAAGGCGAGATCCCGGCAGAGTTTGGAAATCTCACCAATCTCCGGTATCTTGACTTGGCCGTTGGCAATCTGGGTGGCTCCATTCCGGCCGAATTGGGGAGGCTGAAGCAACTAAATACACTCCTCCTGTACCGAAACAGCTTTGAAGGGAAGATTCCACCAGCAATTGGCAACATTACTTGGTTGAAGGTATTGGATCTCTCTGATAATATGTTGTCAGGAGAAATCCCACCGGTGATAGCTGAGCTGAAAAATCTGCAGCTCCTGAATCTGATGTGCAACCACATGTCAGGTTCGGTTCCGTCTCGGCTCGGGCGGTTGGCTCAGTTAGAGGTGCTTGAGCTATGGAACAACTCCTTGTCAGGCCCTTTGCCAGATGATCTTGGCCTTAATTCACCGCTGCAGTGGTTGGACATCTCTTCCAACTCGTTTTCCGGTCAAATACCGGCCTGCTTGTGCAGTGGAGGTAACCTCACTAAGCTAATCCTTTTCAACAATGGTTTCTCTGGTCCAATTCCTGTTGAATTGTCAGCATGTTCTTCCCTAGTTCGTATTAGAATGCAAAACAATCTTCTTTCTGGTAAGATCCCAACTGGGTTTGGCAAGCTTGGGAAGCTTCAGAGACTGGAATTGGCAAATAATAGCCTCACTGGGCAAATCCCAAGTGACATTGCTGAATCTTCTGCACTTTCATTCATCGATTTCTCCCGAAATCGCCTCCAatcttctcttccttcctccATTCTGTCCATTCCCCATCTGCAAAACTTTCTAGCTTCGGATAATGATCTGATAGGAGAAATCCCAGATCAGTTTCAGGACTGCCCTTCACTGTCAGTACTAGATCTCTCATCTAATCATTTCAGAGGAAGCATTCCCACCAGTATAGCTTCATGTGGAAGATTGGTAACTTTGAATCTTTGCAACAATCAGTTAACTGGGCCAATCCCAACAGCCGTGGCCATGATGCCTACATTAGCCATTCTGGATTTATCCAACAATTCTCTCAGTGGTAGGATTCCGGAGAATTTTGGGAACTCACCAGCCCTGGAGATGCTCAATGTTTCCTACAACAAGCTGGAGGGTCCTGTCCCTGCCAATGGCATGCTCAGGACGATAAACCCAAATGATCTTTTTGGCAACGAGGGTCTCTGTGGTGGAGTGCTACCTCCATGTTCCCAAAATCTGGCCTACAAATCCACGCAAAGGAGTTTACATGAAAAGCACCTCGTTGCAGGATGGATCATCGGGATTTTGTCCCTTCTAGCAGTTGCGACTGCAGTTTTTGGTGTGCGATCGTTATACAAGAGGCGGTATTCTGATGGGAGTTGCTTTGAGCATAGATTTGAGATGGGCAACGGAGAATGGCCTTGGAGACTAATGGCATTCCAGAGACTTGGCTTTGCAAGTAATGACATCCTAGCTTGCATCAAGGAATCAAATATAATAGGCATGGGGGCGACTGGGGTGGTCTACAAGGCTGAAATGCAACGGTTGAATACAGTTGTTGCGGTTAAAAAGTTGTGGAGAAGGGGGAACGATATTGAAGTGGGAAGCAGCGAGGATCTTATAGGGGAGGTGAATCTTCTAGGGAGGCTAAGGCATCGAAATATAGTGAGGCTACTGGGATTTCTTCACAATGATAATGACGCGATGATAGTTTACGAGTATATGCAGACTGGCAGCCTTGGAGAAGCTTTACATGGCAAACAAGGAGGGAGGTTGCTTATAGACTGGGTTTCTCGATATAACGTAGCAGTTGGAGTAGCCCACGGGCTTGCTTATCTCCACCATGACTGCCATCCTCCCGTCATCCACCGGGATATCAAGTCAAATAACATACTTCTCGATGCAAATCTAGAGGTAAGGATTGCTGATTTTGGATTGGCAAAGATGATGGTCGAGAAGAACGAGACTGTGTCTATGGTTGCTGGGTCCTATGGATACATAGCCCCTG AATATGGATACACGTTGAAAGTCGATGAGAAGAGCGATATATATAGCTATGGAGTTGTTCTAATGGAACTTCTCACAGGAAAGCGTCCATTAGATCCCGAGTTTGGAGAAGCTGTTGATGTAGTTGAATGGATTAGGAGGAAGATTAGAGAGAACAGATCTTTGGAAGAGGCACTGGATCCTAATGTAGGCAACTGTAAATATGTCAAAGAAGAGATGCTATTAGTCCTTCAAGTAGCACTTCTTTGTACAGCCAAGCTCCCCAAGGAGAGGCCATCGATGAGGGATGTTATAACAATGCTAGAAGAGGCAAAGCCTAGGAGAAAAAGCAGTAGCAATATCAATGGAGGAAATGCCATTGAAAAGGAAATGCCAGTCTTTAGCACTTCGCCTGTAAACGGCCTACTGTAA
- the LOC127797944 gene encoding subtilisin-like protease SBT1.2 codes for MQLTSMAAKTQHHRCFFFFSTVLLLSGRLQAQNLQTYIVQLHPLGMATPFYSSKLQWHLSLLQQFLVSPKSDPSSRLLYSFHSAIEGFAALLSQDELRSMQKHRDVIAIRPDNKLQLHTTYSYKFLGLNPTGQGGWYKSGFGRGSIIGVLDTGVWPESPSFDDRSMPPVPRKWRGICQQGQNFNSSNCNRKLIGARFFTKGHNLAALSSAHNAVAEYASPRDSQGHGTHTSSTAAGAAVPMASVLGSGAGVARGMAPGARIAIYKVCWINGCYSSDILAAMDAAIRDGVDVLSLSLGGFPVPLYEDNIAIGSFRAMEKGISVICSAGNNGPIENSVSNDAPWIATVGASTLDRRFPAVVRLANGKLLYGESLYPGNRVPAAQRELELVYVTGGESASEFCLRGSLPKAKVRGKMVVCDRGINGRAEKGQAVKEAGGAAMVLANTALNLGEDSVDAHVLPATLIGFDESVELKGYMNSTTRPRAKIIFGGTVIGRSRAPAVAQFSSRGPSFINPSIIKPDVIAPGVNIIAAWPQNLGPTGLPEDSRRVNFTVLSGTSMACPHVSGIAALLHSAYRTWTPAMIKSAIITTADFTDHLGKRILDGDKPAGVFAMGAGHVKPERAMNPGLAYDIRPEEYVAYLCTMGYTRAEIFTITHRNTSCRQIKRFSLNYPSISVTFRRGVAERMVERRLTNVGSPNSIYSVEVVAPEGVEVRVTPRRLVFKRVNQSLSYRVWFVSKKSRGMENLSMAEGQLTWKHSQNRFYRVRSPIAVTWRSNPRN; via the coding sequence ATGCAGCTTACTTCCATGGCGGCCAAAACCCAGCACCACcgctgtttcttcttcttctccactgttcttcttctttccgGCCGCCTCCAGGCTCAGAACCTTCAAACCTACATAGTTCAGCTCCACCCACTTGGAATGGCCACCCCTTTCTACTCTTCCAAGCTTCAATGGCATCTCTCCCTCCTCCAACAATTCCTAGTTTCCCCGAAATCTGATCCTTCTTCTCGTCTTCTTTACTCTTTCCACTCCGCCATTGAAGGCTTCGCGGCTCTTCTGTCCCAAGACGAGCTTCGCTCGATGCAAAAACACCGCGATGTTATTGCGATCAGGCCCGACAACAAGCTCCAGCTTCACACTACTTATTCATACAAGTTCTTGGGCCTCAACCCCACCGGGCAAGGCGGCTGGTACAAGTCCGGTTTCGGGCGGGGCTCCATAATTGGAGTGCTTGACACCGGAGTTTGGCCGGAGAGCCCCAGCTTCGACGACCGGAGCATGCCGCCGGTGCCCAGAAAGTGGAGAGGGATTTGCCAACAAGGGCAAAATTTCAACTCTTCAAACTGTAACCGGAAGCTCATTGGCGCCAGGTTCTTCACCAAAGGCCACAATCTAGCCGCTTTATCATCGGCCCACAACGCTGTCGCGGAGTATGCATCGCCGAGGGATTCTCAGGGCCATGGAACTCATACCTCGTCCACCGCGGCCGGTGCCGCCGTGCCGATGGCCAGCGTGCTCGGCAGCGGAGCTGGGGTGGCCCGAGGCATGGCTCCCGGCGCCCGCATCGCCATCTACAAAGTCTGCTGGATCAACGGCTGCTACAGCTCCGATATATTGGCCGCCATGGACGCAGCCATTAGAGACGGCGTGGACGTGCTTTCCCTCTCGCTGGGTGGCTTCCCGGTCCCCCTCTACGAAGACAACATCGCCATAGGGAGCTTCCGAGCAATGGAGAAGGGAATATCAGTGATATGTTCAGCCGGTAACAACGGCCCGATAGAGAATTCAGTTTCCAACGACGCTCCCTGGATCGCCACGGTAGGCGCCAGCACGCTTGACCGGAGATTCCCCGCCGTAGTCCGGTTGGCCAACGGAAAATTGCTGTACGGGGAATCGCTGTACCCTGGAAACCGGGTGCCGGCCGCTCAGAGAGAGCTCGAGCTGGTTTATGTCACCGGTGGGGAGAGTGCAAGTGAATTCTGTCTAAGAGGGTCGCTTCCAAAGGCGAAGGTTCGAGGAAAAATGGTGGTCTGTGATCGAGGCATCAACGGCAGGGCAGAGAAAGGCCAGGCTGTGAAGGAAGCCGGCGGAGCCGCCATGGTTCTGGCGAATACGGCGTTGAACTTGGGGGAAGACTCGGTGGACGCCCATGTCCTGCCGGCGACGTTGATCGGCTTCGACGAATCCGTCGAGCTTAAGGGCTACATGAACTCAACGACCAGACCCAGAGCCAAAATCATATTCGGAGGAACTGTGATCGGACGATCCAGAGCTCCGGCCGTGGCCCAGTTTTCATCAAGAGGGCCGAGTTTTATAAACCCTTCGATCATCAAACCGGACGTAATTGCTCCAGGGGTCAACATTATTGCGGCGTGGCCACAAAACCTGGGCCCCACGGGGCTTCCAGAAGATTCCAGAAGAGTGAACTTCACCGTCTTGTCCGGCACCTCCATGGCTTGCCCCCACGTCAGCGGTATCGCCGCCCTGCTCCACTCCGCTTATCGGACGTGGACTCCGGCGATGATCAAGTCGGCCATCATTACGACGGCGGACTTCACCGACCATTTAGGGAAGCGGATTCTGGACGGGGACAAGCCGGCGGGAGTCTTCGCCATGGGAGCTGGGCATGTGAAGCCGGAGCGCGCCATGAACCCGGGACTGGCATACGATATCCGGCCGGAGGAATACGTCGCCTATCTCTGCACGATGGGGTACACGAGGGCTGAAATCTTCACCATTACTCACCGCAACACGAGCTGCCGGCAAATTAAGCGATTCAGCCTGAACTACCCCTCCATCTCGGTGACTTTCCGGCGGGGGGTGGCCGAAAGGATGGTGGAACGGCGGCTGACGAACGTGGGGAGCCCGAATTCCATTTACTCGGTGGAAGTGGTGGCGCCTGAAGGAGTGGAAGTGAGGGTTACGCCTCGGCGACTGGTGTTCAAACGGGTGAACCAGAGCTTGAGCTACAGAGTGTGGTTTGTATCGAAGAAGAGCAGGGGAATGGAGAATTTGAGCATGGCCGAGGGGCAGTTGACGTGGAAGCATTCTCAGAACAGGTTTTACAGGGTCCGAAGCCCCATCGCAGTGACATGGAGATCCAATCCACGTAACTAG